Proteins encoded together in one Streptomyces sp. NBC_01216 window:
- a CDS encoding ABC transporter permease — MTTPVFQAPDAAGASGAPDTAGSPGTSGLPGRRPVTRLRRELRAVHALVHRDLLRLSAQPTHTALMLIQPVLYLFILGGGLAALIPHSVLGTGYQTYLFPGMLMMTVQTPAIMVGIRLITDRQSGYLRELLMAPVRRSTLLLGSCAGGTAVSTVQGAVLLALAGAVGLPYDPLLLALLLAGMILASFTITALSLALAVTLGRPEVFHMLLGLVMMPLLFLSGGFFPLDGLPGWARVLAAGNPLAYGVDLLRRCIGLRVPDQAAVAGIEWFGRQPPLPLEAVALLVTGALALLWAAHRFSRPE; from the coding sequence ATGACCACCCCCGTGTTCCAGGCTCCGGACGCCGCCGGCGCCTCCGGTGCCCCCGACACCGCCGGCAGCCCCGGCACCTCGGGCCTCCCCGGCCGCCGGCCGGTGACGCGCCTGCGCCGCGAACTGCGCGCGGTCCACGCCCTGGTGCACCGCGATCTGCTGCGCCTGTCCGCCCAGCCCACCCACACGGCCCTGATGCTGATCCAGCCGGTGCTCTACCTCTTCATCCTCGGAGGCGGTCTGGCCGCCCTGATCCCGCACTCCGTACTGGGCACGGGCTACCAGACCTACCTGTTCCCCGGCATGCTGATGATGACGGTCCAGACCCCGGCCATCATGGTCGGCATTCGCCTCATCACCGACCGGCAGAGCGGCTACCTGCGCGAACTGCTGATGGCCCCGGTACGTCGCTCCACCCTGCTCCTGGGAAGCTGCGCCGGGGGCACCGCGGTCTCCACGGTCCAGGGCGCCGTTCTGCTCGCGCTCGCCGGGGCGGTCGGCCTGCCCTACGATCCGCTCCTCCTGGCGTTGCTCCTCGCCGGCATGATCCTCGCCTCCTTCACCATCACGGCCCTGTCCCTGGCCCTGGCCGTGACCCTGGGTCGGCCGGAGGTCTTCCACATGCTGCTCGGCCTGGTGATGATGCCGCTGCTGTTCCTCTCCGGCGGCTTCTTCCCCCTCGACGGCCTGCCGGGCTGGGCCCGGGTGCTGGCCGCCGGCAATCCGCTCGCCTATGGAGTGGACCTGCTGCGCCGCTGCATCGGGCTCCGGGTCCCCGACCAGGCGGCCGTGGCGGGCATCGAATGGTTCGGCCGGCAGCCTCCGCTCCCCCTGGAAGCCGTGGCCCTCCTGGTGACGGGCGCGCTGGCCCTGCTCTGGGCGGCCCACCGCTTCAGCCGCCCCGAATGA
- a CDS encoding ATP-binding cassette domain-containing protein: MQPPADDDASDRATLLTAVPTDPDAPPSAPEPAYAISTRGLVKSYPGPDGTTTHAVRGLDLDVRQGETFAFLGPNGAGKSTTIALLCALARPTAGRATVAGADVLSQPDRLRRQVGMLFQHSALDPDLTAEQNLHIHARLYGMSRRDARRRATETLEAVGLTDRRRSLVRTLSGGMRRRLELARGLLHAPRILFLDEPTTGLDPHARAQVWQHLGALRDREGITLFVTTHYLDEAENCDRLAIIDSGRLVAQGTPFALKAAIGDDRVVLGTSDDATAREVVQRIVPPGAVLTLDAEGLCLRVPDGSAWIPRLCAALEAGGISVRSASATPPTLDDVFFHHTGRSITTAQPRPAPSLAVPHATEGSA; the protein is encoded by the coding sequence ATGCAGCCACCAGCCGATGACGACGCCTCCGACCGGGCGACCCTCCTGACAGCCGTCCCGACGGATCCGGACGCCCCGCCGTCCGCTCCCGAGCCGGCGTACGCCATCAGCACGCGCGGCCTGGTCAAGAGCTACCCGGGTCCGGACGGCACCACCACCCACGCCGTGCGCGGACTGGACCTCGACGTACGCCAAGGCGAGACCTTCGCCTTCCTCGGCCCCAACGGCGCGGGAAAGTCCACCACCATCGCCCTGCTGTGCGCCCTCGCCCGCCCCACCGCCGGACGGGCCACGGTTGCGGGCGCCGACGTGCTCAGCCAGCCGGACCGGCTGCGACGACAGGTCGGCATGCTCTTCCAGCACAGCGCCCTGGACCCGGATCTGACGGCCGAACAGAACCTCCACATCCACGCTCGTCTCTACGGAATGAGCCGTCGGGACGCCCGGCGACGCGCCACCGAGACCCTTGAGGCGGTCGGACTGACCGACCGGCGGCGTTCCCTGGTGCGCACCTTGTCGGGTGGCATGCGGCGACGCCTGGAACTCGCCCGCGGCCTGCTGCACGCGCCCCGGATCCTGTTCCTCGACGAGCCGACCACCGGACTCGACCCCCACGCCCGCGCCCAGGTCTGGCAACACCTGGGCGCGCTGCGCGACCGGGAAGGCATCACCCTCTTCGTCACCACCCACTACCTGGACGAGGCGGAGAACTGCGATCGTCTCGCCATCATCGACTCAGGACGTCTCGTGGCACAGGGCACGCCCTTCGCGCTGAAGGCCGCGATCGGCGACGACCGGGTAGTGCTCGGCACCAGCGACGACGCCACAGCACGAGAGGTCGTCCAGCGGATCGTTCCACCGGGCGCCGTCCTCACCCTGGACGCCGAAGGGCTCTGCCTGCGCGTGCCCGACGGCAGCGCCTGGATTCCCCGTCTGTGCGCGGCGCTGGAAGCCGGTGGCATCTCGGTGCGGTCCGCCTCCGCGACCCCGCCCACACTCGACGACGTCTTCTTCCACCACACCGGTCGCAGCATCACCACCGCACAGCCCCGGCCAGCCCCGTCCCTCGCCGTTCCGCACGCGACCGAGGGGAGCGCATGA
- a CDS encoding VenA family class IV lanthipeptide — protein MENRDLELLAHLHALPETDPVGADGGAVAATCECVGLLTLLNTVCIGISCA, from the coding sequence ATGGAGAACCGCGACCTCGAACTGCTGGCTCACCTGCACGCCCTTCCGGAGACCGACCCGGTCGGCGCCGACGGAGGAGCGGTCGCCGCGACCTGCGAGTGCGTCGGCCTGCTGACGCTCCTCAACACCGTCTGCATCGGCATCAGCTGCGCCTGA
- the lanL gene encoding class IV lanthionine synthetase LanL — MTSHATEVDLEDVLRRALDATGSGARWTSDADEMWCRLTPPRTTRREQGWKLHVSATSASAPAVLAKALDVLLREESPFKFARSLEKVSALNSRATPRGSSGKFITVYPRSDADAARIAQALHQATAGLAGPRILSDQAYAVNSLVHYRYGAFVGRRRLSEEGLLVWFIEDPDGNPVEDVRVGRYAPPSWAVSPFPDPAPAPPRTEKARTGDVVLGGRFSVREAIRHTNKGGVYRGTDVTTGAPVVIKEARPHVEADASGRDVRDWLRAEARALETLRGTGLAPEPLAMFEHGGHLFLAQEEIPGIPLRNWVAERFRDAGSSRYRTEALAQAGRLVDLMAEAHAHDCVLRDFTPANIMVRPDGELRLIDLELAVLKDDDALPTTVGTPGFSAPERLAGAPVAPTADYYSLGATVCFVLAGKVPNLLSEEPADRAAERRLAEWLSVCDGVLRLPDGLTEMILGLMKDDPAQRWDPAEARAALRRTEGAHTEGARPERPAAGPADEAPWRDTARDAVAGIVDHLVDSMTPHEERLWPVSTLAGETDPCTVQQGAAGVLAVLARYFELTGDPRLPELISTAGHWIAARTDTRSIRPGLHFGGGGTAWALYDAGHAVDDRALMDHAMALALAPQEQTPSHDITHGSAGSGLAAAHLWQRTRDPRLAGLVVDAADRLAAAARSEPSGVSWPVPAEAASAEAGKRYLGFAHGASGIGCFLLAAAAVSQRQEHLDLAVAVGEHLIADAVMVGEAAQWPAQAGDLPTAPYWCHGSAGIGSFLVRLWQTTGDERFGDLARRATRAVVERASRAALTQCHGLAGNGDFLLDMFTATGDDSYRAAAEDLARLVLAERAHRHRHVVFPNEYGDASTSWSDGSAGILAFLLRMRHTDSRHWMIQQPG; from the coding sequence ATGACGAGCCACGCAACCGAAGTCGACCTCGAAGATGTACTCCGCCGCGCCCTGGACGCCACGGGTTCGGGGGCGCGTTGGACCTCCGACGCAGACGAGATGTGGTGCCGCCTCACACCCCCGCGCACGACGCGGCGTGAGCAGGGTTGGAAGCTGCACGTGTCGGCCACGTCCGCCTCCGCGCCGGCCGTTCTCGCCAAGGCCCTGGACGTGCTGCTGCGGGAGGAATCGCCGTTCAAGTTCGCCCGGTCCCTTGAGAAGGTGAGCGCGCTCAACTCCCGTGCCACGCCGCGGGGAAGCTCGGGCAAGTTCATCACCGTCTATCCGCGCTCCGACGCCGACGCCGCCCGGATCGCGCAGGCACTGCACCAGGCCACCGCGGGGCTGGCCGGCCCCCGGATCCTGTCCGATCAGGCGTATGCCGTGAACAGCCTGGTGCACTACCGCTACGGCGCCTTCGTCGGCCGGCGGCGGCTGTCCGAAGAGGGACTGCTGGTGTGGTTCATCGAGGACCCCGACGGCAACCCCGTGGAGGACGTACGCGTCGGCCGGTACGCTCCGCCGTCCTGGGCGGTCAGTCCCTTCCCCGACCCGGCGCCGGCCCCACCGCGCACCGAGAAGGCACGGACGGGCGACGTGGTGCTCGGCGGCCGGTTCTCGGTACGGGAGGCGATCCGCCACACGAACAAGGGCGGCGTCTACCGGGGCACGGACGTCACCACGGGGGCGCCCGTGGTCATCAAGGAGGCCCGGCCGCACGTGGAGGCCGACGCGTCCGGCCGCGACGTACGCGACTGGCTGCGCGCCGAGGCGCGGGCACTGGAGACCCTGCGCGGCACGGGCCTGGCACCGGAACCCCTCGCCATGTTCGAGCACGGCGGACACCTGTTCCTGGCCCAGGAGGAGATTCCGGGCATCCCTCTGCGTAACTGGGTCGCCGAGCGCTTCCGCGACGCCGGGAGCTCGCGCTACCGCACCGAGGCGCTGGCGCAGGCCGGGCGCCTGGTGGACCTCATGGCCGAGGCCCACGCCCACGACTGTGTCCTGCGGGACTTCACACCCGCCAACATCATGGTCCGGCCGGACGGCGAACTGCGCCTGATCGACCTGGAACTCGCCGTCCTGAAGGACGACGACGCCCTCCCGACGACGGTGGGCACCCCCGGCTTCAGCGCTCCCGAGCGTCTGGCCGGCGCGCCCGTCGCCCCGACGGCCGACTACTACAGCCTCGGCGCCACCGTCTGCTTCGTCCTCGCCGGGAAGGTACCGAACCTGCTGTCGGAGGAACCAGCCGACCGGGCGGCGGAGCGACGCCTCGCCGAGTGGCTGAGCGTCTGCGACGGGGTGCTCCGCCTGCCGGACGGCCTCACCGAGATGATCCTCGGGCTCATGAAGGACGATCCGGCCCAGCGCTGGGACCCGGCCGAGGCGCGCGCGGCCCTCCGCCGGACGGAGGGGGCGCACACGGAGGGGGCACGCCCGGAGCGCCCGGCCGCCGGCCCGGCGGACGAGGCCCCGTGGCGCGACACGGCGCGGGACGCGGTGGCGGGGATCGTGGACCACCTCGTCGATTCGATGACCCCGCACGAGGAGCGGCTGTGGCCCGTGTCCACCCTGGCGGGGGAGACCGATCCCTGCACCGTGCAGCAGGGCGCGGCGGGTGTCCTGGCGGTCCTGGCACGGTACTTCGAACTCACCGGCGACCCGCGGCTGCCGGAGCTGATCTCCACCGCCGGCCACTGGATAGCGGCCCGGACCGACACCCGTTCCATCCGCCCCGGCCTGCACTTCGGCGGCGGAGGGACCGCCTGGGCGCTGTACGACGCCGGACACGCCGTCGACGACCGGGCCCTCATGGACCACGCGATGGCGCTGGCCCTGGCCCCGCAGGAACAGACACCCAGTCATGACATCACCCACGGCTCCGCGGGCAGCGGACTGGCCGCCGCCCATCTGTGGCAGCGCACCCGTGACCCGCGCCTCGCCGGACTCGTCGTCGACGCGGCCGACCGACTGGCCGCCGCCGCGCGGTCCGAACCGTCCGGCGTGAGCTGGCCGGTCCCCGCGGAGGCCGCCTCCGCGGAAGCCGGGAAACGCTATCTCGGCTTCGCACACGGAGCATCCGGCATCGGCTGCTTCCTCCTCGCCGCCGCGGCCGTCTCCCAGCGCCAAGAGCACCTCGACCTGGCCGTGGCGGTGGGCGAGCACCTGATCGCCGACGCCGTGATGGTCGGCGAGGCGGCCCAGTGGCCGGCCCAGGCCGGCGACCTGCCCACGGCACCGTACTGGTGCCACGGTTCGGCGGGTATCGGGTCCTTCCTGGTCCGGCTGTGGCAGACCACCGGGGACGAACGGTTCGGTGATCTCGCCCGCCGCGCCACACGGGCCGTCGTGGAGCGCGCCTCCCGCGCCGCCCTCACCCAATGCCACGGACTGGCGGGCAACGGGGACTTCCTCCTCGACATGTTCACCGCGACGGGGGATGACTCCTACCGTGCGGCGGCCGAGGACCTCGCCCGCCTCGTCCTCGCCGAACGGGCCCACCGCCACCGCCACGTCGTCTTCCCCAACGAGTACGGGGACGCCTCGACGAGCTGGAGCGACGGGTCCGCGGGCATCCTGGCGTTCCTCCTGAGGATGCGCCACACAGACTCCCGGCACTGGATGATCCAGCAGCCGGGCTGA
- a CDS encoding sugar ABC transporter substrate-binding protein encodes MNAHLRRAAVTAAVTAMLIPLAACGTEEEPGVRLSDDIIVGLLLPENQATRYEQFDKPVIEERIARLTNNKGTVRYANARNDAALQARQLESMITTGVDVLIVDAVDSKSIADAIRKADEAGVPVVAFDRLAEGPIDGYVSFDNEQVGHIQGKALLEALRSGASSGSGSPTGKIVMMNGSPTDPNAAVFKKGAHTELDGEVEVGMEYDTQDWKPENAKANMEAAIASLGKDTVIGVYSANDGMAGGVITALKSAGVTDLPPVTGQDAELAAVQRIVAGDQYMTVYKQYAPEAAAAAEMAILLARHIGLGPAAHTDIETPTEKSVPTVRVPVIALVRDNIKDTVVNDGVYTVEQICVPELLDACAELGLTPEA; translated from the coding sequence ATGAACGCACATCTGCGTCGTGCCGCCGTCACAGCCGCGGTCACCGCCATGCTCATACCCCTCGCGGCCTGCGGGACCGAGGAGGAGCCGGGCGTGAGGCTGAGCGACGACATCATCGTCGGACTTCTCCTCCCTGAGAACCAGGCCACCCGCTACGAGCAGTTCGACAAACCGGTCATCGAGGAGCGGATCGCCCGGCTCACCAACAACAAGGGCACGGTCCGCTACGCCAATGCCCGCAACGACGCCGCGCTGCAGGCGCGCCAGCTCGAATCCATGATCACGACCGGGGTCGACGTGCTGATCGTGGACGCGGTGGACTCCAAGTCCATCGCCGACGCGATCAGGAAGGCAGACGAGGCCGGCGTCCCCGTCGTCGCGTTCGACCGCCTCGCCGAGGGCCCCATCGACGGCTACGTCTCCTTCGACAACGAGCAGGTCGGCCACATCCAGGGCAAGGCCCTGCTGGAGGCCCTCAGGAGCGGCGCTTCTTCGGGGTCCGGCTCGCCGACAGGCAAGATCGTGATGATGAACGGCTCGCCGACCGACCCCAATGCCGCCGTCTTCAAGAAGGGCGCGCACACCGAACTCGACGGCGAGGTCGAGGTGGGCATGGAGTACGACACCCAGGACTGGAAGCCGGAGAACGCGAAGGCCAACATGGAGGCCGCGATCGCCTCCCTCGGCAAGGACACCGTCATCGGCGTCTACTCCGCCAACGACGGTATGGCGGGCGGCGTCATCACGGCGCTGAAGTCCGCGGGGGTCACCGACCTCCCACCCGTCACCGGTCAGGACGCGGAGCTGGCCGCGGTGCAGCGCATCGTCGCCGGAGACCAGTACATGACCGTCTACAAGCAGTACGCGCCGGAGGCCGCCGCCGCCGCCGAGATGGCGATCCTGCTGGCCCGGCACATCGGGCTCGGCCCCGCCGCCCACACGGACATCGAGACGCCCACCGAGAAGTCGGTGCCGACCGTGCGTGTCCCGGTCATCGCGCTGGTCAGGGACAACATCAAGGACACCGTCGTCAACGACGGTGTCTACACGGTGGAGCAGATCTGCGTCCCGGAGTTGCTGGATGCCTGCGCAGAACTCGGGCTCACGCCGGAAGCGTGA
- a CDS encoding DUF6243 family protein, with amino-acid sequence MTDSKNINNPVGQGGGQRKKLSRAERQNNGPHRNLDRRNAADRKAELVRKMRQKTGASEGTGQTGDDTAQS; translated from the coding sequence GTGACCGACAGCAAGAACATCAACAACCCCGTGGGCCAGGGCGGCGGCCAGCGCAAGAAGCTGTCCCGCGCCGAACGGCAGAACAACGGTCCGCACCGCAACCTCGACCGCCGGAACGCAGCCGACCGGAAAGCGGAGCTGGTACGCAAGATGCGCCAGAAGACAGGCGCCAGTGAGGGGACCGGGCAGACGGGCGACGACACCGCACAGAGCTGA
- a CDS encoding SHOCT domain-containing protein — MTLAYDYPVLGAFWTVMWIFLWVLWIVLLFRVIGDVFRDDELSGAAKTGWLVFVVLVPFLGVFVYVLARGKGMGKRETRHVQAQQKALDDYIRETADSGSGNEADQLAKLSEIRARGDITDAEFQRAKEKILH; from the coding sequence ATGACTCTGGCCTACGACTACCCGGTGCTCGGAGCGTTCTGGACGGTCATGTGGATCTTCCTGTGGGTCCTGTGGATCGTTCTGCTCTTCCGGGTGATCGGCGACGTCTTCCGTGACGACGAGCTCAGCGGTGCGGCCAAGACGGGATGGCTCGTCTTCGTGGTCCTGGTCCCCTTCCTCGGCGTGTTCGTCTACGTCCTCGCCCGGGGCAAGGGCATGGGCAAGCGCGAGACGAGGCACGTCCAAGCCCAGCAGAAGGCACTCGACGACTACATCCGCGAGACCGCCGACAGTGGGTCCGGGAACGAGGCGGATCAACTCGCCAAGCTCTCCGAGATCCGCGCCAGGGGCGACATCACCGACGCCGAGTTCCAGCGGGCCAAGGAGAAGATCCTCCACTGA